The Solibacillus sp. FSL W7-1436 genome window below encodes:
- a CDS encoding GNAT family N-acetyltransferase — MYTDQELIIRPIIEQDMKRLWELIYKDEQPEWKKWDAPYYPHRAIPYEQFILTKQDWIGDESMWVIEVSGVVRGIISYYWEHEPSKWIEIGIVLHEGQSWGKGIGTRALKLWIAHLFHTMPLVRIGFTTWSGNERMIRVGEKLGMQLEARIRKVRYYEGHYYDSIRMGLLREEWEALNND, encoded by the coding sequence ATGTATACAGATCAGGAACTAATCATCCGACCAATTATCGAACAAGATATGAAACGTTTATGGGAGCTGATTTATAAAGATGAGCAGCCCGAATGGAAAAAATGGGATGCGCCGTATTATCCGCATAGAGCGATTCCTTACGAACAATTTATCCTGACAAAGCAGGATTGGATCGGCGATGAAAGCATGTGGGTAATTGAAGTATCCGGGGTTGTTCGCGGAATTATTTCATACTACTGGGAACACGAACCGTCAAAGTGGATCGAAATAGGTATAGTTCTGCATGAAGGACAATCGTGGGGAAAAGGGATTGGAACACGGGCCCTAAAATTATGGATTGCACATTTATTTCATACAATGCCATTAGTGCGTATTGGTTTCACGACATGGTCAGGCAATGAACGCATGATTCGTGTTGGCGAAAAATTGGGGATGCAGCTAGAAGCACGAATCCGTAAAGTTCGCTATTACGAGGGGCATTATTATGACTCGATTCGCATGGGACTACTTAGAGAAGAATGGGAAGCATTGAATAACGACTAA
- a CDS encoding M20 metallopeptidase family protein produces MSVKENLQANYEDMVEIRRHLHMYPELSFKEVNTPKLVAEKLRLYGIDVKENVGGNGVVGYLKGAFDGPTIAFRADFDALPIQDEKVVPYKSKVDGVSHACGHDIHTAALLGLAKSLADIRDVLHGNVVFIHQFAEEVVPGGAKAMVEAGCLDGVDYVYGSHVSSWSELGTVLFCEGYAMAAADFFELTIQGKGGHGASPHETIDPIVAAAQFVFGVQPIVSRNTDPIESAVITIGKIESGTVGNVIPDKAYLTGTVRTFNPAIRDMVEEKLNNLCKAIEIQYGAKLDFNYTRGYDAVYNHPAETAMLREAVSINLPDLQVLNTPPRMGAEDFTYYLQEKPGTFFFTGGGNPEINAVYPHHHPRFDVDEQSMLNIADVFVEALKLHGVLK; encoded by the coding sequence ATGAGCGTAAAAGAGAACCTGCAAGCAAACTATGAGGACATGGTCGAAATCCGAAGACATCTGCATATGTATCCGGAGCTTTCATTTAAAGAAGTTAATACACCAAAACTCGTTGCCGAAAAGCTTCGACTTTATGGGATTGATGTGAAAGAAAATGTTGGCGGTAATGGGGTTGTAGGCTATTTGAAAGGTGCTTTTGATGGACCGACAATTGCATTCCGTGCAGATTTTGACGCACTACCGATTCAAGATGAAAAAGTAGTGCCTTACAAATCGAAAGTCGATGGAGTAAGCCACGCTTGTGGTCATGATATCCATACAGCCGCACTGCTCGGTTTGGCAAAATCACTTGCTGATATTCGTGACGTACTTCATGGGAATGTCGTATTTATCCACCAATTTGCGGAAGAAGTAGTACCAGGTGGTGCAAAGGCAATGGTAGAAGCAGGTTGTCTTGATGGTGTCGACTATGTATACGGTTCCCATGTTTCATCCTGGAGTGAATTAGGCACTGTTCTGTTTTGTGAAGGCTATGCAATGGCAGCGGCCGATTTTTTTGAACTCACTATTCAAGGTAAGGGCGGACATGGTGCATCACCTCACGAAACAATCGACCCGATTGTTGCTGCGGCTCAGTTTGTATTTGGTGTGCAGCCAATTGTCAGCAGAAATACTGACCCTATTGAATCTGCCGTTATTACAATCGGAAAAATTGAAAGTGGCACAGTCGGCAATGTCATTCCTGATAAAGCCTATTTAACAGGGACTGTTCGTACATTCAATCCTGCGATCCGCGATATGGTCGAAGAAAAGCTAAATAACCTATGCAAAGCGATTGAAATTCAGTATGGTGCCAAGCTTGATTTCAACTATACTCGCGGCTATGACGCCGTATATAATCATCCGGCTGAAACAGCTATGCTTCGCGAAGCGGTCTCAATAAACCTGCCGGACTTGCAAGTATTGAATACCCCGCCTCGCATGGGAGCAGAAGATTTCACCTATTATTTACAGGAAAAGCCCGGCACGTTTTTCTTCACAGGCGGCGGCAATCCGGAAATCAATGCAGTCTACCCGCATCACCATCCAAGATTCGATGTAGATGAACAATCCATGTTGAATATTGCCGATGTTTTTGTAGAAGCACTGAAGCTTCATGGGGTTTTAAAATAA
- the lepB gene encoding signal peptidase I → MQKEKNELFEWIKVIVITALFVVAIRTFIFTPIDVKGASMMPTYEDGDRIIVNKIGKSLHDFDRFDIIVFDGFESEYFIKRIIGLPGDHIEYKDDVLYINGREIDEPYLDEYKSALNDPGDLTPDFTLENLVGVSEIPNGYFFVMGDNRRKSSDSRDLRIGLVSKDHILGSTSIRFYPLDSLGLVK, encoded by the coding sequence ATGCAAAAAGAAAAAAACGAGCTTTTTGAATGGATTAAAGTTATTGTAATTACTGCCTTGTTTGTTGTCGCTATTCGGACGTTTATTTTTACTCCGATTGATGTGAAAGGTGCTTCCATGATGCCGACATATGAGGACGGAGACCGTATTATCGTCAACAAAATCGGGAAATCGCTTCATGATTTTGATCGATTCGATATCATAGTGTTCGATGGGTTCGAAAGCGAATATTTCATTAAGCGGATTATCGGACTTCCAGGTGATCATATTGAATATAAAGACGATGTGCTTTATATAAATGGTCGGGAAATCGACGAGCCCTATCTGGATGAATACAAATCTGCTCTTAACGATCCTGGTGATTTAACTCCCGATTTCACACTGGAAAATTTAGTTGGTGTTTCGGAAATTCCGAACGGGTATTTTTTTGTTATGGGTGATAACCGCCGTAAAAGTAGTGACAGCCGAGATCTACGCATCGGTCTAGTTTCAAAAGATCATATTCTTGGGTCCACATCCATTCGTTTTTATCCGCTCGATTCACTAGGTTTAGTAAAATAA
- a CDS encoding DUF6773 family protein produces MEFWNRKIVDERVYNMQNKIYREIYLLTMIILIVSIGVKIYRFGINMESIATEMVILIAASLYYGFRSSQLGVFADEVELHDANSKFSYSTKQLILGSGLGLAIALFMGINSAYQYADSSAQAIEYFFIVFIVSLIIYVPLYLLLLFAAYKSALNKSQKVNSKMLEEDDDAGRNR; encoded by the coding sequence ATGGAGTTTTGGAACAGAAAAATAGTGGATGAGCGTGTATACAACATGCAAAATAAAATTTACCGGGAAATCTATCTACTGACAATGATCATCCTTATCGTTTCAATCGGGGTTAAAATTTACCGTTTCGGAATAAATATGGAGTCTATTGCCACAGAGATGGTCATTTTAATAGCCGCCAGTTTATACTACGGTTTCCGTTCATCACAGCTTGGGGTATTTGCGGATGAAGTTGAACTTCATGATGCCAACAGCAAGTTTTCATACAGCACAAAACAGCTGATCCTCGGTAGTGGATTGGGTCTGGCCATTGCACTTTTCATGGGGATTAACAGCGCGTACCAATATGCGGACAGTTCTGCTCAGGCAATTGAATATTTCTTTATCGTGTTTATCGTTTCGCTTATAATTTACGTTCCATTATATTTACTGCTTTTATTTGCAGCCTATAAAAGCGCATTGAATAAAAGCCAAAAAGTGAACAGCAAAATGCTTGAAGAAGATGATGATGCGGGGCGAAACCGATGA
- a CDS encoding helix-turn-helix transcriptional regulator — protein sequence MKNIRLKMARIEHDLSQDELAKKVGVTRQTIGLIELGKYNPTLSVCIAICRTLNKTLDELFWDEQSE from the coding sequence ATGAAAAACATTCGATTGAAAATGGCCCGAATTGAACATGATCTATCACAGGACGAACTTGCAAAAAAAGTTGGGGTTACACGCCAAACAATCGGACTCATCGAGCTTGGCAAGTATAATCCGACATTAAGTGTCTGTATCGCAATTTGCAGAACATTAAACAAGACATTGGATGAACTATTTTGGGATGAACAGTCCGAATAA
- a CDS encoding PQQ-dependent sugar dehydrogenase, whose amino-acid sequence MKQLFFGLGISLLCLTGCSTNEKQPVSIGSNGSQALEQYESLAANLEAPWAINKLEDTFYISERTGHIVKVEHGEMTRQEVQLEKTLSTASEAGLLGFVLAPDFEQSKEAYAYYTYENGNDQFNRIVLLFLENNNWLEKRVLLDEIPSGTYHHGGRVKIGPDQKLYATAGDASNPQTAQDLSTLGGKILRMNLDGSIPDDNPFPDSYVYSYGHRNPQGITWTPDGTMYASEHGQSANDEINKIEAGKNYGWPLIEGEEEHEGFLSPLFTSGSENTWAPSGMAFYDNKLYVAAPRGTAVLEFDLESKEVKEVVNNMGRIRDVWIEDHTLYWITNNTDGRGTRGEKDDQLYKLEL is encoded by the coding sequence GTGAAGCAGTTATTCTTTGGGTTGGGTATTTCCCTGCTATGTTTAACAGGGTGCTCTACAAATGAAAAACAACCTGTGTCCATTGGAAGTAACGGTTCGCAAGCGCTGGAGCAATACGAATCACTCGCTGCTAATTTGGAGGCACCGTGGGCAATTAATAAACTTGAGGACACTTTTTATATTTCGGAGCGGACAGGGCATATTGTAAAAGTGGAGCATGGAGAAATGACAAGACAGGAAGTACAGCTTGAAAAAACACTCTCCACTGCATCGGAGGCAGGGTTGCTTGGCTTTGTATTGGCACCGGATTTTGAACAGTCAAAAGAGGCATACGCTTATTATACGTATGAAAATGGGAACGATCAGTTTAACCGGATTGTATTGCTTTTTCTTGAAAATAATAACTGGCTGGAGAAACGTGTACTGCTTGATGAAATCCCCAGTGGTACATATCATCACGGTGGACGGGTGAAAATCGGACCGGATCAAAAGCTTTATGCGACAGCAGGTGATGCATCGAATCCACAAACTGCACAGGATTTGTCTACACTCGGAGGAAAAATATTGCGCATGAATTTGGATGGGAGCATTCCGGACGACAATCCTTTTCCGGATTCATATGTGTACAGTTACGGACATCGGAATCCGCAAGGTATTACGTGGACACCTGACGGGACAATGTATGCAAGTGAACATGGGCAAAGCGCAAATGATGAAATCAATAAAATTGAAGCTGGGAAAAATTATGGCTGGCCTTTAATAGAAGGAGAGGAAGAGCATGAAGGCTTCCTATCGCCTTTATTTACATCAGGCAGTGAAAATACATGGGCCCCTTCAGGTATGGCATTCTACGACAACAAGCTGTATGTTGCGGCACCGCGCGGAACAGCAGTGCTTGAATTTGATCTGGAGTCAAAAGAGGTAAAAGAAGTCGTCAATAATATGGGAAGAATCCGTGATGTCTGGATTGAAGATCATACATTGTACTGGATTACGAATAATACGGACGGACGCGGTACACGAGGAGAAAAGGATGATCAGCTGTACAAGCTTGAGTTATAG
- a CDS encoding NUDIX hydrolase yields MEQIQQVRNITPKHIVSAATIVLNSHNEILLIKGPKRGWEMPGGQVEEGESLTAAAIRETKEESGIDVEILKFCGIFQNVEKCICNTLFLAKPIGGTPATSPESLEVGYFPIEEAMEMVTVGNFRQRIEYCLDATKHPFFIDF; encoded by the coding sequence TTGGAACAAATTCAGCAAGTAAGAAATATAACTCCGAAACATATTGTCTCCGCTGCAACGATTGTACTGAACAGTCATAATGAGATTCTGCTTATTAAAGGACCTAAACGAGGATGGGAAATGCCGGGCGGTCAAGTAGAAGAAGGAGAATCTTTGACAGCTGCAGCGATTAGGGAAACAAAAGAAGAATCGGGAATAGATGTGGAGATACTCAAATTCTGCGGTATTTTTCAAAATGTAGAGAAGTGTATTTGCAATACGCTTTTCCTGGCGAAACCAATTGGGGGGACACCGGCAACTTCACCGGAAAGTCTGGAAGTTGGGTATTTCCCAATTGAAGAGGCCATGGAAATGGTGACAGTGGGAAATTTTCGTCAAAGAATAGAATACTGTTTGGACGCAACGAAACACCCGTTTTTTATAGATTTTTAA
- a CDS encoding YczI family protein, which translates to MKEMKVDILVVFQLTLGLLAALIGIYSLVTDRFHLQPFMFIVMSAMFGVIGFREYRRTQNKQSGILYWVVSVLIFGVVFVSLFG; encoded by the coding sequence ATGAAGGAAATGAAAGTAGATATACTTGTTGTCTTTCAACTGACTTTAGGGTTGTTGGCAGCGTTGATCGGTATTTATAGTCTGGTTACAGACCGCTTCCACCTGCAACCTTTTATGTTTATCGTTATGAGTGCGATGTTTGGGGTAATAGGATTTAGAGAATACAGAAGGACTCAAAATAAACAGTCAGGAATTCTCTATTGGGTTGTGTCAGTACTTATATTTGGCGTTGTGTTTGTATCGTTGTTTGGTTAA
- a CDS encoding GNAT family N-acetyltransferase produces MILETERLILKPYEVEFADAIFEVVKHREIADTMVMIPHPYPREVVDQWISYLQKSFEQGSAYEFAVFLKENGRYIGNCGLVTVSKNHHNAEVGYFIDVSEWGNGYATEACKRIIDYGFQEHQFNRIYSRCMVRNIASRKVMEKSGMVWEGRHRQEFLKDDVYEDMDYLAILAEEYFRE; encoded by the coding sequence ATGATTTTAGAAACGGAAAGGCTCATATTGAAGCCGTATGAAGTTGAATTTGCAGATGCTATTTTTGAAGTAGTCAAGCATAGGGAGATTGCGGACACAATGGTCATGATTCCGCATCCATACCCGCGCGAAGTTGTCGATCAGTGGATTTCCTATTTGCAAAAAAGCTTTGAGCAAGGGTCAGCCTATGAGTTTGCTGTGTTTTTAAAAGAAAATGGCCGCTATATCGGGAATTGCGGGCTCGTGACAGTTTCAAAAAACCACCATAATGCAGAGGTGGGCTATTTTATCGATGTCTCGGAGTGGGGTAATGGCTATGCAACAGAAGCATGCAAAAGAATAATTGATTATGGATTTCAGGAACACCAATTTAATAGAATTTATAGCCGCTGCATGGTTAGAAATATCGCTTCAAGAAAAGTTATGGAGAAATCCGGCATGGTTTGGGAAGGACGCCACAGACAAGAATTTTTAAAAGACGACGTATATGAAGATATGGACTACTTAGCTATTTTAGCTGAAGAATATTTTAGAGAATAA
- a CDS encoding GNAT family N-acetyltransferase produces MEFRLATTNDMELLIDLRKRLLVEEGQTVSSNIDEQLRNFFEKQLSSDQFVQWIIEKEKSAIATGGIHFMSFPPSYSNPTGIRGYILNMYTAPESRGQGLAKQLVERILAEAQERNVHHLFLIASPMGKPLYKKIGFKENDIYMEYFIK; encoded by the coding sequence ATGGAATTTCGATTGGCTACTACAAATGATATGGAATTATTAATAGATTTACGTAAGCGATTATTAGTGGAGGAAGGGCAAACAGTATCTTCCAATATCGATGAACAGTTAAGAAACTTTTTTGAGAAGCAATTAAGCTCTGATCAATTTGTTCAATGGATTATTGAGAAAGAGAAAAGTGCGATCGCTACAGGAGGCATTCATTTTATGTCCTTTCCCCCTAGCTATTCCAATCCTACTGGCATTCGGGGGTATATTTTAAATATGTACACAGCACCGGAAAGCAGAGGTCAGGGGCTGGCGAAACAATTGGTTGAGCGTATACTGGCAGAAGCTCAGGAAAGAAATGTACATCACCTATTTTTGATAGCTTCACCGATGGGAAAACCGCTATACAAAAAAATCGGTTTTAAGGAAAATGATATTTACATGGAATATTTCATTAAATAG